A window of the Hevea brasiliensis isolate MT/VB/25A 57/8 chromosome 6, ASM3005281v1, whole genome shotgun sequence genome harbors these coding sequences:
- the LOC110640823 gene encoding fasciclin-like arabinogalactan protein 4 — translation MVALKKKFPMSNSHFTPITFTYLLLLSFSSSATPILAINITTLLSSYPDFSSFTALLSSTSSLAYDLTHRSSLTLLAVPNSYLSASVEITRHLSPFSLADLLRYHVLLQYFSWSDLQQIPTTGVLVTTLFQTTGRAASNSGTVNITRNPITNTVTINSPSPYSGSNATVLSLLKTRPYNISILSVNSLLVPDGFNLMASETRPPLGLNITKALIDGHNFFVAASMLSASGVVDEFEADERGAGITLFVPTDSAFADLPATVSLQSLPADKKAVVLKFHVLHSYYPLGSLESIVNPVQPTLATEATGAGSYTLNISRVNGSVAIDSGIVQASVTQTVIDQNPVAIFGVSKVLLPREIFGKNSIATSKPGNGVMGAAQPPDISLSPESAPGSDGQPSHLSSPPGFREDMKSGGRAEPAIDGLQSLIFAVCCTGLYLAI, via the coding sequence atggtGGCACTCAAGAAGAAATTCCCCATGTCTAATTCCCATTTTACCCCTATTACATTCACTTATTTACTACTCCTGTCCTTCTCATCCTCCGCCACTCCCATTCTTGCCATCAACATCACCACCCTCCTTTCTTCCTACCCTGACTTCTCCTCCTTCACTGCTCTTCTTTCCTCTACATCTTCCTTGGCTTATGACCTCACTCATCGCTCTTCCCTCACTCTTTTAGCTGTACCCAATTCGTATCTCTCCGCCTCCGTTGAAATCACGCGCCacctctctcccttctctcttgCCGACCTCCTTCGTTATCATGTCCTTTTGCAGTACTTCTCCTGGTCTGACCTCCAGCAGATCCCTACCACTGGTGTTCTTGTTACCACTCTCTTTCAAACCACTGGACGCGCCGCCTCCAATTCCGGCACCGTTAACATTACCCGGAATCCCATCACCAACACCGTCACCATCAATTCTCCGTCCCCTTACTCTGGTTCAAACGCCACCGTTTTGTCTCTGTTGAAAACCCGTCCATACAACATCTCCATCCTTTCTGTTAATTCCCTTTTAGTCCCCGATGGGTTCAATCTCATGGCATCGGAGACTCGGCCTCCATTAGGCCTAAACATAACGAAAGCACTTATAGATGGGCATAATTTTTTTGTGGCCGCATCGATGCTATCGGCTTCTGGGGTGGTGGATGAATTTGAAGCCGATGAAAGAGGCGCCGGAATTACTCTCTTTGTCCCAACAGACTCCGCTTTTGCAGATCTGCCGGCCACCGTGAGCTTACAGTCACTACCAGCTGACAAAAAAGCTGTGGTCTTGAAGTTCCATGTCTTGCATTCGTATTACCCACTGGGTTCCCTCGAGTCGATTGTGAACCCAGTCCAGCCCACATTGGCCACGGAAGCCACCGGCGCTGGTAGCTACACACTCAACATCTCGAGAGTTAATGGGTCGGTGGCAATCGATTCAGGGATAGTTCAGGCATCGGTGACGCAAACGGTTATCGATCAGAATCCAGTTGCGATATTTGGGGTGTCGAAAGTTTTGTTGCCGAGGGAGATTTTTGGGAAGAATTCGATAGCGACAAGCAAGCCTGGAAATGGCGTGATGGGCGCCGCTCAGCCACCGGATATTTCTCTATCGCCAGAGAGTGCTCCCGGATCGGATGGGCAGCCTTCTCATCTGTCGTCACCGCCAGGTTTTAGAGAAGACATGAAATCCGGAGGCAGAGCTGAACCGGCCATTGATGGATTACAGAGCCTGATCTTTGCTGTGTGTTGTACAGGATTGTATTTAGCAATATga